The Cohnella abietis genome has a segment encoding these proteins:
- the rplT gene encoding 50S ribosomal protein L20 — protein MARVKGGFVTRRRRNRMLKLAKGYWGAKHRLFKKAKEQVMKSLMYAYRDRRQTKRNFRRLWIVRINAAARLNGLSYSKLMHGLKLAGIEVNRKMLADLAVNDISAFNSLAGAAKEKINA, from the coding sequence ATGGCAAGAGTCAAAGGCGGATTCGTCACGCGCCGTCGTCGCAATAGAATGTTGAAGTTAGCAAAAGGTTACTGGGGCGCCAAGCATCGCCTGTTTAAGAAAGCTAAAGAACAAGTAATGAAATCCCTTATGTACGCATACCGTGACCGTCGTCAGACTAAACGGAACTTCCGCAGATTGTGGATCGTGCGTATTAATGCTGCAGCTCGCCTGAACGGCTTGTCTTACAGCAAATTGATGCACGGCCTGAAATTGGCTGGCATCGAAGTAAACCGCAAAATGCTTGCTGACCTAGCTGTTAACGACATCAGTGCGTTCAACTCGCTAGCTGGCGCTGCAAAAGAAAAAATCAACGCGTAA
- a CDS encoding 2-isopropylmalate synthase codes for MRKIYIFDTTLRDGEQSPGVNLNTQEKVEIALQLERLGVDRIEAGFPAASPGDLAAVRAVALAVKNATVIGLARSREQDVDAVVEALKGAKNPGIHLFLATSPIHRKHKLRMEKEQVLETADRVIRYAKQFFDNVEFSPEDAGRTELDFLCEVTEMAIKAGATVVNIPDTVGYLTPYEFGNIFKTLKEKVPGIETIQLSAHCHDDLGMATANALAAILNGADQVEGTINGIGERAGNTSLEEVALTLETRAEYFQAKTSLNLKEIARTSRLVSKLTGMAVPGNKAIVGANAFAHESGIHQDGMLKEKTTYEIISPETIGLKDSKLVLGKHSGRHAFREKLIDLGYEQLTEEQVNAAFGKFKDLADRKKNVTDEDIRALLEEKIIETPEIFALEQLVVSFDSHATPSATVTLRTAGGLVKHESEGNGSVDSIYQAIDALSGEVVELDDYTIKSVTDGTDALGEVHVVLKQGDSSAQGRGVSTDILEASARAYVDALNRLIDKRNAPARNRRDNVTLI; via the coding sequence ATGAGAAAAATTTATATTTTTGATACGACGCTACGAGACGGGGAGCAATCTCCCGGTGTTAACCTGAACACTCAGGAGAAAGTAGAAATCGCACTCCAGCTAGAAAGATTAGGAGTGGACCGGATTGAAGCTGGATTTCCGGCAGCTTCCCCTGGAGATCTTGCAGCGGTAAGAGCTGTTGCCTTGGCAGTGAAAAATGCAACCGTTATCGGTCTAGCTCGTTCGCGTGAGCAAGATGTCGATGCAGTTGTTGAAGCACTTAAGGGTGCGAAGAATCCAGGCATCCATCTCTTTCTTGCGACATCGCCGATTCACCGTAAGCACAAGCTGCGGATGGAGAAGGAGCAAGTACTTGAAACGGCTGATCGGGTCATTCGTTATGCGAAGCAGTTTTTCGATAATGTTGAATTTTCACCAGAGGATGCTGGACGTACAGAGCTGGACTTCCTTTGTGAAGTAACGGAGATGGCGATTAAAGCGGGAGCGACTGTCGTGAACATTCCCGATACGGTCGGCTATTTGACGCCTTATGAATTCGGCAATATTTTCAAAACCTTAAAGGAAAAAGTGCCGGGAATCGAGACGATCCAATTGTCCGCACATTGCCACGACGATCTAGGTATGGCAACTGCCAACGCACTTGCGGCAATACTTAATGGTGCTGATCAAGTCGAAGGAACGATTAACGGAATTGGCGAACGCGCTGGTAATACTTCTCTGGAGGAAGTGGCGTTGACACTCGAGACTAGGGCAGAGTATTTCCAAGCCAAAACATCGCTTAATCTTAAGGAAATCGCTAGAACAAGTCGCTTAGTTAGTAAGCTGACGGGAATGGCCGTTCCGGGCAATAAAGCAATTGTTGGTGCTAATGCGTTCGCTCATGAATCCGGGATTCATCAGGATGGCATGTTGAAGGAGAAAACGACATACGAGATTATTTCTCCGGAAACGATCGGACTAAAGGATAGCAAGCTCGTTCTAGGTAAGCACTCTGGTCGTCATGCGTTCCGTGAGAAGCTCATTGATCTGGGCTATGAGCAGCTGACCGAAGAGCAAGTAAATGCGGCATTCGGCAAGTTTAAGGATTTGGCAGATCGCAAGAAGAACGTCACAGATGAAGATATTCGTGCCCTTCTTGAGGAGAAAATCATTGAAACACCGGAAATATTCGCGCTAGAACAGCTTGTCGTTTCCTTCGACAGCCATGCGACCCCGTCTGCAACAGTTACACTTAGAACTGCTGGTGGACTAGTGAAGCATGAGTCTGAGGGTAATGGCTCAGTTGATTCGATCTATCAAGCTATTGATGCGCTTTCGGGTGAAGTAGTTGAGCTTGACGATTATACGATTAAATCTGTAACCGATGGCACCGATGCCCTAGGCGAGGTGCATGTCGTTCTAAAGCAAGGCGATTCATCTGCGCAAGGACGTGGAGTTAGCACTGATATTCTGGAAGCTAGCGCTCGGGCATACGTGGATGCGCTTAACAGACTAATCGACAAGCGCAATGCTCCAGCTCGTAATCGTCGCGATAATGTCACATTGATCTAG
- the ilvB gene encoding biosynthetic-type acetolactate synthase large subunit, producing MSAQSVTLKSKEELIEKWSKPEVITGSEILLRSLLLEGAECVFGYPGGAVLFIYDAMHGFSDFQHLLTRHEQGAIHAADGYARSTGKVGVCIATSGPGATNLVTGIATAYMDSVPMVVITGNVATSLIGTDAFQEADIVGITMPITKHSYLVRKAEDLPRVIHEAFHIANSGRKGPVLIDIPKDVSAEKTLFQAVSKVDLRGYNPTVQPNKNQLEKMIRAIESAEKPIILAGGGVVYSGAHEELHEFVTKTGIPTTTTLLGLGGFPSGHELHMGMPGMHGTWTANTAIQTADLLINIGARFDDRVTGKLAGFAPHAKIVHIDIDPAEIGKNVPTDVPIVGDVKAVLQQANLIAKYASKADAWRKQIQEWKADKPFKYVDSDVELKPQWVVSMIHDTTNGDAIVTTDVGQHQMWAAQYYPFNKPRSWVTSGGLGTMGFGFPSAIGAQMGNPGRTVVSINGDGGMQMCAQELAICAINNIPVKVAIINNQVLGMVRQWQELIYDNRYSHIDLAGSPDFVKLAEAYGVKGFRASNKEDALRVWNEALAHPGPAVVEFVVRKNENVYPMVTQGSTIDQMIMGDSE from the coding sequence ATGAGTGCACAGAGTGTTACATTGAAATCCAAAGAAGAATTGATTGAAAAGTGGAGTAAGCCAGAAGTAATTACAGGTTCTGAAATACTGCTTCGTAGTTTGTTACTGGAGGGAGCAGAGTGCGTCTTCGGCTATCCTGGTGGCGCGGTATTGTTCATTTATGATGCTATGCATGGCTTTTCCGATTTCCAGCATCTTCTTACACGTCATGAGCAAGGCGCTATTCATGCCGCAGACGGATATGCACGTTCTACCGGTAAGGTAGGTGTTTGTATCGCGACTTCGGGACCGGGGGCTACAAACCTAGTCACAGGAATTGCGACTGCTTATATGGATTCCGTGCCGATGGTAGTCATCACCGGTAACGTAGCCACTAGTCTCATTGGTACAGATGCTTTCCAAGAAGCGGACATTGTTGGTATAACGATGCCGATTACTAAACATAGTTATTTGGTACGCAAGGCGGAGGATTTGCCACGTGTGATCCACGAAGCGTTCCACATTGCCAATAGCGGACGTAAAGGTCCGGTGCTCATCGATATTCCGAAGGATGTATCTGCTGAGAAGACGCTTTTCCAAGCAGTTTCAAAAGTAGATCTTCGTGGTTACAATCCAACGGTTCAGCCGAATAAGAATCAATTGGAGAAAATGATCCGTGCAATCGAGTCTGCCGAGAAGCCTATCATCTTAGCTGGTGGTGGAGTTGTATACTCGGGAGCTCACGAGGAGCTGCACGAGTTCGTAACGAAGACAGGAATTCCTACGACGACGACATTGCTTGGTCTAGGTGGCTTCCCAAGTGGTCATGAGCTGCATATGGGTATGCCCGGCATGCACGGAACATGGACAGCGAATACCGCTATCCAGACAGCCGATTTGCTCATCAACATCGGTGCACGATTCGATGATCGCGTAACAGGTAAGCTAGCTGGCTTTGCGCCGCACGCGAAAATCGTTCACATCGATATTGATCCGGCGGAGATCGGTAAGAATGTTCCTACGGATGTACCAATTGTTGGAGATGTTAAAGCGGTTCTTCAGCAGGCTAACCTTATTGCGAAGTACGCTAGCAAAGCTGATGCTTGGCGTAAGCAAATTCAAGAGTGGAAGGCCGATAAGCCTTTCAAATATGTTGATTCCGACGTTGAATTGAAGCCGCAATGGGTTGTGTCAATGATTCACGATACAACGAATGGCGATGCCATTGTTACGACTGATGTAGGTCAGCACCAAATGTGGGCAGCTCAGTATTATCCATTTAATAAGCCGCGTTCATGGGTTACTTCAGGTGGATTAGGGACGATGGGCTTTGGCTTCCCGTCCGCAATTGGAGCACAGATGGGTAATCCGGGACGTACGGTTGTATCTATTAATGGTGATGGCGGCATGCAGATGTGTGCCCAAGAGCTTGCTATCTGTGCGATCAACAACATTCCGGTTAAAGTAGCCATCATTAACAACCAGGTGCTTGGAATGGTTCGTCAGTGGCAGGAGCTAATCTACGATAATCGTTACAGCCATATTGACCTTGCTGGCAGTCCTGATTTCGTTAAGCTGGCCGAAGCCTATGGCGTTAAAGGCTTTAGAGCTTCGAACAAGGAGGATGCTCTTCGCGTTTGGAATGAAGCACTAGCGCATCCAGGTCCTGCTGTTGTAGAATTTGTCGTTCGTAAGAACGAGAACGTGTATCCAATGGTTACCCAAGGAAGCACGATTGATCAGATGATCATGGGGGACTCCGAATGA
- a CDS encoding aminotransferase-like domain-containing protein: MNYQFSARLSTFSSSAVREILKLTQRKSIISFAGGLPAEEHFPVAAIGDAFQRVLAAGNKALQYGLTEGYLPLRESICTWMGNKGVTVTPEDMLLTTGSQQAIDLLTRIYIDSGDVILVEKPTYLSALQVFRSYGATLVSVDTDKDGMDLDDLAAKLKQYRPKMVYVIPTFSNPTGKAWSLERRLGVLKQCRESDTLILEDDPYGELKFGDASVNYPSLFSLDQHPTGSCVVYTSTFSKTVAPALRTGWVMADPEIIRHMARAKQAADLHSSSLDQQTLYQLMEHFDLDGHIEFVRKEYEIRMRQMADLLQEQQWPGVTWNEPKGGMFFWLELPESVDTAELLKTAVDLGVAFVPGISFFAEENAKKNTMRLNFTHNDFEGTVNGMKLLNKAMESVLVK, encoded by the coding sequence ATGAACTATCAATTTTCCGCAAGATTGAGCACTTTCTCCTCCTCAGCGGTCCGTGAGATCCTTAAGCTGACGCAAAGGAAGTCTATTATTTCGTTCGCAGGCGGGTTGCCTGCCGAGGAGCATTTTCCGGTAGCTGCTATTGGAGATGCTTTTCAGCGGGTGTTAGCTGCAGGCAATAAAGCATTGCAATACGGTCTAACAGAAGGCTATTTACCTCTACGCGAGAGTATATGTACTTGGATGGGGAACAAGGGCGTAACGGTTACGCCGGAGGATATGCTCTTGACTACGGGGTCACAGCAAGCTATAGACTTGCTGACCCGTATTTACATCGATTCAGGCGATGTGATTTTAGTAGAGAAACCGACTTACCTTTCAGCTTTGCAGGTGTTCCGTTCATATGGTGCCACATTAGTGTCTGTAGATACGGATAAGGATGGCATGGATTTGGATGACCTTGCTGCAAAGCTAAAGCAATATCGTCCTAAGATGGTCTACGTCATTCCTACGTTCTCTAATCCTACAGGTAAAGCGTGGAGCTTAGAGCGACGTCTTGGCGTTCTTAAGCAATGTAGAGAGAGCGACACGCTCATTCTAGAGGATGATCCATACGGAGAGCTGAAATTTGGAGATGCTTCGGTTAACTATCCATCGTTGTTTTCTTTAGATCAGCATCCGACTGGCTCATGTGTCGTCTATACGAGTACATTTTCCAAAACAGTTGCGCCAGCGCTTCGGACGGGATGGGTAATGGCGGATCCAGAAATTATTCGTCATATGGCTCGGGCTAAGCAAGCAGCTGATCTGCATTCCAGCTCATTGGATCAGCAGACGTTGTACCAGCTAATGGAGCATTTCGATCTTGATGGTCACATTGAGTTCGTTCGCAAGGAATACGAAATCCGTATGCGCCAGATGGCGGATTTACTACAGGAGCAGCAGTGGCCTGGAGTTACTTGGAATGAGCCAAAGGGCGGTATGTTCTTCTGGCTGGAATTGCCTGAGTCAGTAGACACAGCTGAGCTACTTAAGACGGCAGTTGATCTGGGAGTTGCTTTCGTGCCAGGGATTTCTTTCTTCGCCGAGGAGAACGCCAAGAAAAATACAATGCGGCTTAACTTTACTCACAATGACTTTGAAGGCACCGTTAACGGCATGAAGCTTCTGAACAAAGCGATGGAAAGTGTTTTGGTTAAATAA
- the ilvC gene encoding ketol-acid reductoisomerase, with protein MAVNLFHEKDADLGVLKGKTIAVIGYGSQGHAQAQNLRDSGLSVIIGLREGKSADSARNDGFEVFSVAEATSKADVVQILMPDETQASVYKNEIEANLKKGAAIMFSHGFNVHFGQIVAPADADVLLIAPKSPGHMVRRTYVEGFGVPGLIAIHQNGTGKAFDIGMAYAKGIGCTRAGVIETSFREETETDLFGEQAVLCGGASALVKAGFETLVEAGYAPEMAYFECLHELKLIVDLMYEGGLASMRSSISNTAEYGDYVTGPRIVTDETKKEMKRVLEDIQQGKFARDFILENQSGRAFLTATRRNESEHPIEVVGAQLRGMMHWISK; from the coding sequence ATGGCAGTTAATTTATTTCATGAAAAAGACGCTGATCTAGGCGTTCTTAAAGGCAAAACAATCGCGGTAATCGGCTACGGTAGCCAAGGTCATGCACAAGCTCAAAATCTTCGTGATAGCGGTCTTAGCGTTATTATCGGTCTTCGCGAAGGCAAATCCGCTGACAGCGCGCGTAACGACGGCTTCGAGGTATTCTCCGTTGCTGAAGCTACTAGCAAAGCGGACGTAGTACAAATCCTTATGCCAGATGAGACACAAGCAAGCGTGTATAAGAACGAAATCGAGGCTAACCTGAAAAAAGGCGCAGCGATCATGTTCTCTCATGGCTTTAACGTACATTTCGGCCAAATCGTAGCTCCTGCGGACGCTGACGTCCTTCTAATTGCTCCGAAATCTCCTGGTCACATGGTTCGTCGTACTTATGTTGAGGGCTTCGGCGTACCGGGACTAATCGCTATTCATCAGAACGGAACAGGCAAAGCATTCGATATCGGTATGGCTTATGCAAAAGGTATCGGCTGTACACGTGCGGGAGTTATCGAAACTTCTTTCCGTGAAGAAACAGAAACGGATCTGTTCGGCGAGCAAGCAGTTCTTTGCGGCGGTGCATCTGCACTCGTTAAAGCTGGATTTGAAACACTTGTTGAAGCAGGTTATGCTCCTGAGATGGCTTACTTCGAATGTTTGCATGAGCTTAAACTAATCGTTGACCTCATGTATGAAGGTGGACTTGCTTCCATGCGTAGCTCCATCTCCAACACAGCTGAGTACGGTGACTATGTTACTGGACCTCGCATCGTAACAGACGAAACGAAGAAAGAAATGAAACGCGTACTCGAAGATATCCAACAAGGTAAATTCGCTCGCGACTTCATTCTTGAGAACCAATCCGGACGCGCATTCCTTACGGCAACTCGCCGCAACGAATCTGAGCACCCAATCGAAGTTGTTGGCGCTCAATTACGTGGCATGATGCACTGGATCAGCAAATAA
- the infC gene encoding translation initiation factor IF-3 produces the protein MSKDHQLNEEIRAKEVRLVGAEGEQIGIKPFREAMQMAIDANLDLVNVAPQAKPPVCRIMDYGKFRYEQQKKEKEARKNQKIVDLKEVWFRANIEENDYQTKFRNVVKFLNEGDKVKCSVRFRGREITHAKLGQKILERVANEVAELCVVERMPKLEGRSMIMILAPKAH, from the coding sequence ATTAGCAAGGATCATCAACTAAACGAGGAAATCCGGGCGAAAGAAGTACGGTTGGTTGGCGCTGAAGGCGAACAAATCGGAATTAAACCTTTTCGTGAAGCAATGCAGATGGCGATTGACGCGAACCTTGACCTGGTTAACGTAGCACCACAGGCTAAACCGCCAGTGTGCCGCATTATGGACTATGGCAAATTCCGTTATGAGCAGCAGAAGAAAGAAAAGGAAGCCAGGAAGAATCAAAAAATCGTCGACCTCAAAGAAGTTTGGTTTCGTGCTAACATTGAAGAGAATGACTACCAGACGAAGTTTCGTAACGTCGTGAAGTTCTTAAATGAAGGCGACAAGGTCAAATGTTCGGTACGTTTTCGTGGTCGTGAAATCACGCACGCGAAGCTCGGTCAGAAGATCTTGGAACGGGTTGCGAATGAAGTAGCAGAATTATGTGTTGTTGAGCGCATGCCTAAGCTGGAAGGCCGCAGCATGATTATGATTTTGGCTCCGAAAGCCCACTGA
- a CDS encoding glycosyltransferase family 2 protein, which yields MFNNFLLVIQVLFFLVGAYQVILSFFGWYRKKERITHKPTKTFALLIAAHNEKAVVGALIENLLKMDYPREMYDIFVICDNCTDGTADIVRRYPGVHACERNNPNERGKGFAIEWMLKELWKHPKQYDSIVMFDADNLVATNFLQYMNEDLCNGHRVIQGYLDTKNPNDSWVSAANGINYWFCNRLWQMPRYNLGLSNFLGGTGMCFETKLLKEMGWGATSLVEDLEFTIRCIQRGIYPKFNYDARVYDEKPISFRASSRQRLRWMQGHFDITRRYMLPVMWQGIKERSWVKIDAGLYIFNAYNFLIGFLITATLWFDLLLPGDPHFDSIYSIAPAWLAIPISLYIYLQVPLAMMLEKVNWRIYVKLIMFPIFFFTWWPITFYAFFTQNNKTWSHTQHTRVIRLEEVQGKQM from the coding sequence ATGTTTAACAATTTTCTTTTGGTTATTCAGGTTTTGTTTTTTCTGGTTGGGGCGTATCAGGTTATTTTGTCTTTCTTCGGGTGGTACCGCAAAAAGGAACGGATTACGCACAAGCCAACCAAGACCTTCGCTTTGCTTATCGCTGCGCACAATGAAAAGGCCGTTGTTGGAGCTTTAATCGAGAATTTGCTTAAAATGGATTACCCTCGCGAGATGTACGATATTTTCGTCATTTGCGATAACTGCACGGACGGAACGGCAGACATAGTGCGCCGCTATCCGGGAGTTCATGCTTGCGAGCGTAATAACCCGAATGAAAGAGGAAAAGGCTTCGCAATTGAGTGGATGCTTAAAGAGCTATGGAAACATCCGAAGCAATACGATTCCATCGTTATGTTCGATGCGGATAATCTTGTAGCTACTAACTTCCTGCAATACATGAACGAAGATCTTTGCAATGGTCATCGGGTCATTCAAGGATACCTGGATACGAAAAATCCGAACGATTCATGGGTGAGCGCTGCTAACGGAATCAACTATTGGTTCTGTAACCGCCTGTGGCAAATGCCGCGTTACAATCTGGGACTATCCAACTTCCTCGGTGGTACGGGCATGTGTTTTGAAACAAAGCTGCTTAAGGAAATGGGCTGGGGTGCGACGAGTCTTGTAGAGGATTTAGAATTTACAATTCGATGCATTCAGCGTGGAATATATCCAAAGTTTAATTATGATGCTCGCGTCTATGACGAGAAACCAATTTCATTCAGAGCATCTTCACGTCAGCGTCTCAGATGGATGCAAGGACACTTCGATATTACCCGTCGCTATATGCTTCCAGTAATGTGGCAGGGGATTAAAGAGCGCAGCTGGGTTAAAATTGACGCCGGATTATATATCTTTAACGCCTACAACTTCTTGATTGGTTTCTTGATTACGGCTACGCTTTGGTTTGATTTGCTGCTACCAGGAGATCCACATTTTGATTCCATTTACTCCATCGCACCAGCGTGGCTGGCGATTCCAATTTCGCTTTATATCTATCTCCAAGTACCGCTTGCAATGATGCTGGAGAAGGTAAATTGGCGTATATACGTTAAGCTTATTATGTTTCCGATATTTTTCTTTACTTGGTGGCCTATCACGTTCTACGCCTTCTTCACTCAAAACAACAAAACGTGGAGCCATACGCAGCATACACGGGTTATTCGTTTAGAAGAAGTGCAAGGTAAACAGATGTAA
- a CDS encoding 50S ribosomal protein L33 has protein sequence MARITRSQAQNLVGKKIYAVRKDGSVVSGKLVRILGNQLVLEQPKGKKVSTKAILPLALFDILAIGTFDGGFGFGGGFDGGFGGGFGGGFGGWW, from the coding sequence ATGGCACGCATTACTCGTTCGCAAGCTCAAAATCTAGTTGGTAAAAAGATTTATGCGGTCCGCAAAGATGGCTCTGTCGTCTCGGGCAAGCTTGTTCGTATTCTTGGTAATCAATTGGTGTTGGAGCAACCTAAAGGCAAGAAGGTGAGCACGAAAGCGATTCTACCGCTTGCGTTGTTCGATATACTAGCTATAGGGACATTTGATGGTGGCTTCGGATTTGGTGGAGGCTTTGATGGCGGCTTCGGTGGCGGCTTTGGTGGAGGTTTCGGTGGTTGGTGGTAA
- the rpmI gene encoding 50S ribosomal protein L35, with amino-acid sequence MPKMKTHSSLKDRFKITGTGKVKRYKAYKNHLLSHKSGRAKRVLAGQPLMAQGDVRRLQQQLGNLK; translated from the coding sequence ATGCCTAAGATGAAAACTCATAGCAGCTTGAAAGACCGCTTCAAAATTACTGGAACTGGTAAAGTAAAGCGCTACAAAGCTTACAAAAACCACTTGTTGTCCCACAAATCGGGACGCGCTAAACGCGTACTTGCTGGTCAACCGTTGATGGCTCAAGGCGACGTTCGTCGTTTGCAGCAGCAACTTGGAAACCTGAAATAA
- a CDS encoding GNAT family N-acetyltransferase — MIRWKQPRDDKGIVDLVRTQLVPISPWQHPRDRRLHNEITRRLRKGATLVIAQSRRSVPLAFLQMEFRYKILFINLLAVHSQYQNRQWGTELMKRAEQHGRKKGCTMARVYVDDNNTRALRFYQRNGYYIVRLLPELRFIELAKSLADEGWN, encoded by the coding sequence TTGATTCGCTGGAAACAACCACGGGACGACAAAGGAATTGTTGATCTTGTTCGCACACAGCTGGTACCCATTTCCCCTTGGCAGCACCCGCGAGATAGGCGACTGCATAACGAAATTACTCGCCGTCTTCGAAAGGGCGCAACGCTAGTTATTGCTCAATCTCGGCGAAGCGTACCTTTAGCTTTCCTCCAGATGGAGTTTCGATACAAAATATTATTTATTAATTTATTAGCTGTTCATTCCCAATATCAGAATCGACAATGGGGAACAGAGCTGATGAAACGGGCTGAGCAGCACGGTCGTAAAAAGGGCTGTACGATGGCGCGTGTTTATGTAGACGATAATAACACCCGCGCGCTCCGTTTTTACCAGCGTAACGGCTATTATATCGTTCGATTGCTTCCCGAACTGCGATTTATTGAGCTTGCCAAATCCTTAGCTGATGAAGGATGGAATTAA
- a CDS encoding phosphatase PAP2 family protein: MSRIYRMLLEVERPLFLHVNVRWNRTALDWLFHTLSLIAGAIFSLCISLAAGLFAPQPWSHAGWLAFASVIISHIPVAIAKRSAPRLRPYQVLPQIKTNRHPLKDPSFPSGHTTAAFAMLTPWMLTQPLLIPILLPIGLGVALSRIYFGLHFPSDTVAGALLGSSTVLLLSYWI; this comes from the coding sequence GTGAGTAGAATTTATCGCATGCTTCTGGAAGTCGAACGCCCGCTGTTCCTGCATGTCAACGTCCGTTGGAACCGTACCGCGTTGGATTGGCTTTTTCATACCTTATCGCTTATCGCAGGAGCAATCTTCAGCCTTTGTATTTCGTTAGCTGCCGGTTTATTTGCACCTCAGCCTTGGAGCCATGCCGGGTGGCTTGCCTTCGCATCGGTTATTATTAGCCACATTCCTGTCGCCATAGCCAAAAGAAGTGCTCCTCGCCTTCGGCCTTACCAGGTATTGCCGCAAATTAAGACAAATCGTCACCCGCTTAAGGACCCTTCCTTTCCATCCGGACATACGACAGCAGCATTCGCCATGCTAACTCCTTGGATGCTTACCCAGCCGCTATTAATTCCTATCCTGCTGCCCATTGGACTAGGCGTAGCTCTATCCCGCATCTACTTCGGGCTCCACTTCCCAAGCGATACCGTTGCCGGCGCTTTATTAGGCAGCAGTACCGTCCTACTCCTTTCCTACTGGATTTAA
- a CDS encoding helix-turn-helix domain-containing protein: MVVKNDAQFEAAFEVWTANQEKVSSGERKRRLLSEMNHAQKQFLVKVWWPIFHSFNGLMAEFEVRDFKDGYRYLDFAWFLAGGQIAIEIDGFGPHWRNADRWQFADHLQRQNHLIFDDWIVIRFSYDDIMEHPRRCQQLLMQTKGKWSLEKPTNQSLKNPLDRAIMDYAARRNAPFTPSQAAEDLGWHRVTITRRTLNLARAGLLTSTSPGKSRFTQYIFNKAALC, translated from the coding sequence ATGGTTGTTAAAAATGATGCACAATTCGAAGCTGCTTTTGAGGTGTGGACAGCGAATCAGGAGAAGGTCAGCAGTGGGGAAAGGAAACGCAGACTGTTAAGTGAAATGAATCATGCGCAAAAACAATTTTTAGTGAAAGTTTGGTGGCCGATATTTCACAGCTTTAATGGCCTGATGGCGGAATTTGAGGTACGGGACTTCAAGGATGGCTATCGCTATTTGGATTTTGCTTGGTTTTTGGCTGGCGGCCAAATCGCGATCGAGATAGATGGGTTCGGTCCTCATTGGCGAAACGCTGACCGCTGGCAGTTTGCCGATCATTTACAACGCCAAAACCACCTCATTTTCGACGATTGGATTGTTATTCGCTTTTCCTATGACGATATCATGGAGCACCCACGCAGATGCCAGCAGTTGCTAATGCAAACTAAAGGCAAATGGAGCTTGGAAAAACCAACTAACCAGTCCCTTAAGAACCCTTTGGATCGAGCGATAATGGATTACGCAGCACGCAGGAACGCCCCCTTTACCCCCTCGCAGGCTGCAGAGGATTTAGGTTGGCATCGCGTAACAATAACCCGCCGCACCCTAAACCTGGCCAGAGCAGGACTATTGACCTCGACTTCTCCTGGTAAATCAAGGTTCACACAGTACATCTTCAACAAAGCTGCGCTTTGTTGA
- the ilvN gene encoding acetolactate synthase small subunit, with product MNRKYTIAILVNDQPGVLQRVSGLFGRRGFNIESITVGSSEEPGLSRMVIVTTGDDHTLEQVQKQLYKLIDVIKVIDISGNPMVGRELGLIKIGAEPSIRPEVLGIVETFRAAVVDIGPTTLIVQVVGDSDKIDAMIELLKPYGIRELSRTGVTAMNRGTR from the coding sequence ATGAACCGTAAATATACGATAGCGATACTCGTGAATGACCAACCAGGTGTACTGCAGCGTGTTTCCGGCTTGTTCGGTCGCCGTGGCTTCAACATCGAGAGCATTACTGTAGGCTCCTCTGAAGAGCCGGGCTTATCCCGTATGGTCATTGTCACTACAGGCGATGATCATACGTTGGAGCAAGTTCAGAAGCAATTGTACAAGCTGATTGATGTTATTAAAGTCATTGATATCAGTGGTAATCCAATGGTCGGTCGGGAGCTCGGTTTGATCAAAATTGGGGCAGAGCCGTCTATCCGACCTGAAGTTCTAGGAATCGTAGAAACATTCCGTGCAGCTGTAGTCGATATCGGACCAACGACTTTAATTGTACAGGTAGTTGGAGATTCTGATAAAATTGATGCGATGATTGAATTGCTGAAGCCTTACGGCATTCGTGAGCTTTCACGCACAGGTGTGACGGCAATGAATAGAGGCACCAGATAG